One Coccinella septempunctata chromosome 1, icCocSept1.1, whole genome shotgun sequence DNA window includes the following coding sequences:
- the LOC123306978 gene encoding probable RNA-binding protein EIF1AD, protein MKEVYDYSPPAENQQIVKITASKGNNLHEIETADKTRFLVSMPMKYRNYMWVKRGSFVIIQPIQEGVKIKGEIVRVLISQHIKYFKEVKIWPDAFYDKQELEETDDDNDDDPNEY, encoded by the coding sequence ATGAAGGAAGTGTATGACTACTCACCACCTGCCGAAAATCAGCAAATAGTTAAAATAACGGCAAGTAAAGGCAACAATCTACACGAAATAGAGACCGCAGATAAAACTAGGTTTCTTGTGTCCATGCCAATGAAATACCGCAACTACATGTGGGTTAAACGTGGTAGTTTTGTCATAATACAACCTATTCAGGAAGGTGTTAAGATCAAAGGTGAAATTGTGAGAGTTTTAATCAGCCAACATATAAAGTATTTCAAAGAAGTCAAGATATGGCCTGATGCTTTCTATGACAAACAAGAATTAGAGGAGACTGATGATGACAACGACGATGATCCCAATGAATACTAA